The Mesorhizobium sp. NBSH29 genome has a segment encoding these proteins:
- a CDS encoding TetR/AcrR family transcriptional regulator — MSQDSPKLRGRPPSKAARRKALAAAYDILMQDGLGRISIEAVAARSGVGKPTIYRNWANASELAMAALMEGHPEIAAARKQSDLGDALKRQIKDIVQVFATTRGRQIALALATADPDSEMTRAFRNRIILSGREAGRQLLDEAAQRGEIKPPPDIEVLLDMIYAPIFYRLLVGHRPLNLGFAEALVEKAVELLKLRSEP, encoded by the coding sequence ATGAGTCAAGACAGTCCCAAACTGCGCGGTCGTCCGCCAAGCAAAGCCGCCCGGCGCAAGGCGTTGGCGGCCGCATACGACATATTGATGCAGGATGGACTGGGCCGCATTTCGATAGAGGCAGTCGCGGCCCGGTCGGGTGTGGGCAAGCCAACGATTTATCGCAACTGGGCCAATGCCAGCGAACTTGCCATGGCAGCACTGATGGAAGGTCACCCTGAAATTGCAGCGGCCAGGAAGCAGAGCGATCTTGGCGATGCCCTCAAGCGCCAGATCAAGGATATCGTTCAGGTGTTCGCAACTACCCGCGGTCGGCAGATTGCTTTGGCCTTGGCCACAGCGGATCCGGACAGCGAGATGACCCGTGCCTTTCGCAACCGGATCATCCTCTCGGGGCGCGAGGCGGGTCGGCAACTGCTTGACGAGGCGGCGCAGCGTGGCGAAATAAAGCCACCTCCGGATATCGAAGTCTTGCTGGACATGATCTACGCGCCCATTTTCTACCGGCTCCTCGTTGGCCATCGTCCATTAAACCTCGGTTTTGCGGAAGCGCTGGTGGAGAAGGCGGTCGAGCTCCTGAAACTCCGATCGGAACCATAG
- a CDS encoding ParB/RepB/Spo0J family partition protein has translation MTTKNPKSKIALSVSRDIPFNKLVLSQSNVRRIKAGVAIEELAADIARRTLLQSLTVRPVLDADGAETGMFEIPAGGRRYRALELLVKQKRLTRTAPIPCVIRTEGLAEEDSLAENIQRAPLHPLDQFRAFQAMREKGMGEEEIAAAFFISVNVVKQRLRLASVSETLRDAYAADEMTLDHLMAFTVNPDHARQVQVWEAIKDSYTKQPYQIRRMLTEDAVRASDKRAQFIGIDAYVEAGGAVMRDLFESDDGGWLEDIGLVDMLVTEKLNEEAEAIRAEGWKWIEVGLDFPYGHTYGLRRLFGEQEPLTDEQQAARDALQEELDKLEAEYADAPELPDEIDERLGEIETAIDAIDDRPLVYDADEVSRAGAFISISPSGHLHVARGFVRPDDELPVAPEADETETSSTGDGETEAGGSQSVDPANEPDEDEGLKPIPDRLVTELTAHRTVALRLALGGSFDTAFLTCLHKFVLDQFYGHAQDSCLELSAKCIYFGSQAPGLGETPYATALNERHEAFSGNLPNDPEKLWGHLEVLDSDTRQALFAHCVALTANATVEAYNRRPRAIADADRLAVTVGLDMAAAGWKPTAEAYLGRVTKARIAAAVAEVKGDKIASDLEALKKDAMVARAEDLLADTSWLPEPLRKPKETVEVPSEDVAGGETAESARSAANDGETAMDQEDDPADTDEAGQDDEMVAAE, from the coding sequence GACCGTGCGGCCCGTCCTCGACGCGGACGGCGCGGAAACTGGCATGTTCGAGATCCCGGCCGGTGGGCGGCGCTACCGCGCGCTCGAACTGCTGGTGAAACAGAAGCGCCTGACCCGGACCGCACCCATCCCCTGCGTGATCCGCACCGAGGGTCTCGCCGAGGAGGACAGTCTCGCCGAGAACATTCAGCGGGCACCGCTGCATCCGCTCGACCAGTTCCGCGCCTTCCAGGCGATGCGGGAGAAAGGCATGGGCGAGGAGGAGATCGCCGCCGCGTTCTTCATCTCGGTGAATGTCGTCAAGCAGCGGTTGCGTCTGGCGTCCGTTAGCGAGACCCTGCGCGACGCCTATGCCGCCGACGAGATGACCCTCGATCATTTGATGGCGTTCACGGTCAATCCTGACCATGCGCGCCAGGTTCAAGTGTGGGAGGCGATCAAGGACTCTTATACCAAGCAGCCCTATCAGATCCGGCGCATGCTGACCGAAGACGCGGTGCGAGCGTCGGACAAGCGGGCGCAGTTCATCGGCATCGACGCCTATGTCGAGGCAGGCGGTGCCGTGATGCGCGACCTGTTCGAAAGCGACGATGGCGGCTGGCTCGAGGATATCGGCCTGGTCGATATGCTCGTGACCGAGAAGCTGAATGAGGAGGCCGAGGCGATCCGGGCCGAAGGCTGGAAATGGATCGAGGTCGGTCTCGATTTCCCCTACGGCCACACCTATGGGCTGCGGCGTCTTTTCGGCGAACAGGAGCCGCTCACCGATGAGCAGCAGGCGGCGCGCGACGCGTTGCAGGAAGAACTCGACAAGCTCGAGGCCGAGTATGCCGATGCACCGGAACTGCCCGACGAGATCGACGAACGCCTGGGTGAGATCGAGACGGCGATCGACGCCATCGACGATCGTCCGCTGGTCTACGATGCCGATGAGGTCTCGCGCGCCGGTGCGTTCATCAGCATCAGCCCGAGCGGTCACCTGCATGTCGCGCGCGGATTCGTGCGGCCCGATGATGAGTTGCCGGTCGCGCCGGAGGCCGATGAGACGGAGACGTCCAGCACCGGTGACGGTGAAACCGAGGCTGGCGGATCGCAGTCTGTCGATCCTGCCAACGAACCGGATGAGGATGAAGGCCTAAAACCGATCCCCGACCGGCTCGTCACCGAACTGACCGCGCATCGCACCGTGGCACTAAGGCTTGCGCTCGGCGGATCCTTCGACACGGCGTTCCTCACCTGTCTGCACAAGTTCGTGTTGGATCAGTTCTACGGCCACGCGCAGGACAGCTGTCTCGAACTCTCGGCGAAATGCATCTATTTCGGATCGCAGGCGCCGGGTCTGGGAGAAACGCCCTATGCTACAGCGCTCAATGAACGGCATGAGGCCTTCTCGGGCAATCTGCCGAACGATCCCGAAAAGCTATGGGGCCATCTGGAAGTGCTCGACAGCGACACGCGTCAGGCGCTGTTCGCCCATTGCGTGGCCCTGACGGCGAACGCGACGGTGGAGGCCTACAACCGCAGACCGCGGGCGATTGCTGACGCCGACAGGTTGGCGGTCACCGTCGGTCTCGACATGGCGGCAGCGGGCTGGAAGCCGACGGCCGAGGCCTATCTCGGACGGGTCACCAAGGCGCGCATTGCGGCTGCGGTGGCCGAGGTGAAGGGCGACAAGATCGCGTCCGACCTCGAAGCGCTCAAGAAGGACGCGATGGTGGCGCGGGCTGAAGACCTGCTCGCCGACACCAGCTGGCTGCCCGAACCGCTGCGCAAGCCGAAAGAGACCGTCGAGGTGCCATCCGAAGATGTTGCGGGCGGCGAGACTGCCGAGAGCGCACGATCGGCGGCAAACGACGGCGAAACGGCCATGGACCAGGAAGATGATCCCGCCGACACTGACGAAGCGGGACAGGATGACGAGATGGTCGCCGCCGAATAA
- a CDS encoding nuclear transport factor 2 family protein: MNRAIKDQLEAAEQAFNAAMISNDPDAIRQCITDDWVLVTPESGPVSAKKLLDLITTGSLTHDTMTKTTHHIHILGEVATVTGRGQNTGRFHGAPIAADEWITDVYQKVDGRWRCVLTHLAPALGEAEVQIAQ, translated from the coding sequence ATGAACCGGGCCATCAAAGATCAGCTTGAGGCCGCCGAGCAAGCTTTCAATGCGGCCATGATCAGCAATGACCCGGACGCGATCCGGCAATGCATCACGGACGACTGGGTGCTTGTCACTCCGGAAAGCGGACCCGTATCGGCGAAGAAGCTTCTGGACTTGATCACTACCGGCAGCCTCACCCATGACACCATGACCAAAACGACGCATCACATTCACATCCTGGGTGAGGTCGCGACTGTCACCGGTCGCGGCCAGAATACCGGTCGGTTTCATGGCGCACCCATCGCGGCGGACGAATGGATCACGGATGTCTACCAGAAGGTCGATGGCAGGTGGCGCTGTGTGTTGACCCATCTTGCACCTGCCCTTGGCGAGGCCGAGGTGCAAATCGCCCAATGA
- a CDS encoding glutathione S-transferase family protein — MKLYGTPPTRALRAMWLLNELEIDCEIVTVNMGEKEQASPEMLALNPTGKLPFLVDGEDVIAESCAIQLYLAEKYSDKGFMGRNLSERGQIYRWMFFLATEIEQPLWRIALHTRLYREDERLPADVPLAKRDGKAMIAVFEDHMKDREFVVGDRLTVADFNAAYTLNWARDGGILDNAPALNAYVERMYARPKAPPTIEEAWAELKRMIG; from the coding sequence ATGAAACTTTACGGAACGCCGCCCACACGCGCCCTTCGCGCCATGTGGCTGCTTAACGAATTGGAGATCGATTGCGAGATCGTCACCGTCAACATGGGCGAAAAAGAACAGGCTAGCCCCGAAATGCTGGCATTGAACCCGACGGGAAAGCTGCCCTTTCTGGTCGATGGCGAAGACGTCATCGCCGAATCCTGTGCCATCCAGCTCTACCTCGCCGAGAAGTACTCGGACAAAGGCTTCATGGGACGCAACTTGTCAGAGCGTGGTCAGATCTACCGCTGGATGTTTTTCCTCGCGACCGAGATCGAACAGCCCCTGTGGCGCATTGCCCTTCATACCCGTTTGTATCGCGAAGACGAGCGGCTCCCCGCGGATGTGCCGCTCGCAAAGCGTGATGGCAAAGCGATGATCGCCGTCTTCGAAGACCACATGAAAGACCGCGAGTTTGTCGTCGGTGACCGTCTGACCGTCGCTGACTTCAACGCTGCCTACACTCTGAACTGGGCGCGGGATGGTGGCATCCTCGACAACGCGCCAGCGCTGAATGCTTATGTCGAACGGATGTATGCACGGCCGAAAGCGCCGCCGACCATAGAAGAGGCGTGGGCCGAGCTGAAACGCATGATCGGCTGA
- a CDS encoding DUF2285 domain-containing protein — MDENATRHDRQGLSLRIAHDFESVRLLLIDGAGLGNPLAAVIPFDENCFDRIEALTRLLRILHGRPQTADTRLTAQRRRRLRRMLQAVDGHQTGATYREIANVIFGPSRVSAEPWKTSAIRDATIALVKDGRGLINGGYRDLLLKRRRS; from the coding sequence ATCGACGAGAACGCGACGCGCCATGACCGGCAAGGCCTGAGCCTGAGGATCGCCCACGACTTCGAATCGGTCAGGCTGCTATTGATCGACGGAGCGGGCCTTGGGAATCCGCTCGCTGCGGTCATTCCCTTCGACGAAAACTGTTTTGATCGCATCGAGGCTCTCACACGACTTTTGCGGATTCTGCACGGTCGCCCACAGACTGCAGACACGCGATTGACAGCGCAGCGCCGCCGCCGACTGCGCCGCATGCTTCAGGCCGTCGATGGGCATCAGACCGGCGCGACATACCGAGAAATTGCCAACGTTATTTTTGGGCCTTCGCGCGTGTCCGCGGAACCATGGAAGACGTCCGCAATACGCGACGCCACGATTGCCCTCGTCAAGGACGGTCGCGGGCTGATCAACGGTGGCTACCGAGATCTTTTGCTCAAGCGTCGGCGAAGCTAG
- a CDS encoding transcriptional regulator domain-containing protein, with protein MSLGPSHWRSASEYEYVATLTAPDIAWEWLRRSEGYQRDYANAKLRKEDPHELTRIVRQSWGLRFPGRSAARCVAGGCLLATGSRSRHGHPHRKNTAFRTETGLAAGNRRERDAP; from the coding sequence ATGTCCCTTGGCCCATCTCATTGGCGTTCGGCATCCGAATACGAATATGTGGCAACCCTCACTGCGCCGGACATTGCTTGGGAATGGCTACGCCGCAGTGAGGGTTATCAGCGCGATTATGCCAACGCCAAGCTTAGGAAAGAGGACCCCCATGAACTGACGCGGATCGTGCGCCAGTCCTGGGGGTTGCGATTTCCCGGTCGATCCGCTGCACGATGCGTTGCGGGCGGCTGTCTATTGGCAACCGGAAGTCGATCCCGGCACGGTCATCCTCACCGCAAAAACACCGCTTTCCGGACAGAAACCGGCCTCGCTGCAGGGAATCGACGAGAACGCGACGCGCCATGA
- a CDS encoding helix-turn-helix transcriptional regulator, with amino-acid sequence MSANPTGLPPRYLRTPEAARFLSLSGRTLEKHRTYGTGPAYRKLGGRVVYSIEDLQDWADRGTVTSTSDPRGSVLPAKRHDDKTLASPGDLPR; translated from the coding sequence ATGTCCGCCAATCCCACCGGCTTGCCGCCACGCTATCTGCGCACGCCAGAAGCCGCCCGTTTCCTGAGCCTGTCCGGTCGGACCCTTGAAAAGCATCGCACTTATGGCACCGGCCCCGCTTATCGCAAGCTCGGCGGCCGCGTCGTCTATTCCATCGAAGACCTGCAGGACTGGGCCGATCGAGGCACCGTAACCTCGACGTCCGATCCCCGCGGATCGGTCCTGCCCGCCAAACGCCATGACGACAAAACGCTCGCCAGTCCCGGCGACTTGCCTCGCTGA
- a CDS encoding DNA -binding domain-containing protein has translation MRRISAYLAGNGGIRVSNDKFLDKPPESAALTEYDRAHATLYMRLLDAAADGADWREVVAILFEIDPEADPGRAREIHETHLARARWMTEHGYRQLLGGTGH, from the coding sequence ATGAGGCGAATTTCCGCCTATCTTGCAGGAAATGGGGGGATCAGGGTGTCGAACGATAAGTTCCTCGACAAGCCGCCGGAAAGCGCGGCATTGACAGAATACGACCGGGCACATGCGACGCTCTACATGCGCCTGCTCGATGCTGCCGCCGATGGCGCTGACTGGCGCGAAGTCGTTGCTATCCTGTTTGAAATCGATCCCGAAGCAGACCCGGGCCGCGCGCGCGAAATCCACGAAACCCACCTCGCCCGAGCGCGATGGATGACCGAGCATGGCTACAGGCAACTCTTGGGCGGCACAGGCCACTAA
- a CDS encoding helix-turn-helix domain-containing protein, producing the protein MDMRKLVGRNFSRLRREKGLTQEQVEERSGFSQQYLSSLERGRRNPTVITLFELAQALDVGHVQLVEPDDEDD; encoded by the coding sequence ATGGATATGCGCAAACTGGTCGGCCGGAATTTTTCCCGCCTGCGACGGGAGAAGGGCCTGACGCAGGAGCAGGTGGAAGAACGTTCGGGCTTCAGCCAGCAGTATCTCAGCAGCCTCGAGCGCGGTCGGCGAAACCCGACTGTGATTACGTTGTTTGAACTGGCTCAGGCTCTGGACGTGGGGCATGTCCAACTGGTTGAGCCGGACGACGAAGACGACTGA
- a CDS encoding TetR/AcrR family transcriptional regulator has protein sequence MSNGANTRIERSRAKIIAAAADVFLDQGFLGATMDQIAAQAKVSVQTIYSHFQSKETLFHEVVGSLAGGAARNVGREVERLPDGTGPEEWLLRFANEQLKAVLKPRLMQLRRMVIGESGRFPELGAALYREGPGRAIDRLSQALDHFASEGTLSVTDSRVAAKQFNWLLMGGPTSEAMHLGDSAIPGPRQMKKHACETVDLFLVKYAVTKDDPEKRPLMR, from the coding sequence GTGTCAAACGGAGCCAACACGAGGATCGAGCGCAGCAGGGCCAAGATCATAGCGGCGGCGGCTGACGTGTTCCTGGATCAGGGGTTTCTTGGCGCGACGATGGATCAAATCGCGGCGCAGGCGAAGGTTTCCGTGCAGACGATCTACAGCCACTTCCAGAGCAAAGAGACGCTATTTCATGAGGTCGTCGGTTCTCTAGCAGGCGGTGCGGCCCGCAATGTCGGGCGCGAGGTCGAACGGTTGCCGGACGGAACTGGTCCAGAAGAGTGGCTGCTTCGTTTTGCCAACGAACAGCTCAAAGCGGTACTAAAGCCTCGACTGATGCAACTGCGGCGCATGGTGATTGGAGAAAGCGGCAGGTTTCCGGAACTTGGTGCGGCCCTCTACCGTGAGGGACCGGGTCGTGCGATAGATCGCCTCTCGCAGGCGCTTGATCATTTCGCGTCCGAAGGCACGCTTTCAGTCACTGACTCGAGGGTAGCCGCGAAACAATTCAACTGGCTTCTCATGGGCGGACCCACGAGCGAAGCAATGCATCTCGGAGATTCCGCCATCCCCGGACCCCGACAGATGAAGAAGCACGCATGTGAAACGGTCGATCTGTTCCTCGTAAAATACGCAGTTACTAAAGATGACCCTGAAAAGCGGCCATTGATGCGCTAA
- a CDS encoding DUF2493 domain-containing protein — MKAEAVAVKPTKEHPMYTDPHDTDDEPHHSASPTDTICTELQLHGYRHSANDPDPRDVPEDHKIEGAVADIFDALVATMADTILDHDLDELLWSAVNMFHRATDRIERKLDDNEQAQKRGQREQDGSEVKAVQLEDLIATGQSLLERRDCMEVFRDSAAAHYLHLTGSPWSARSGSRVNHRNLTSAMIDSRDFLAAKKRADTEVHLPAGTKIAFTGGMDFNDHRLIWDTLDKVFAKHTDMVLLHGGSPKGAELIAAKWAETRKVAQVAFKPDWAKHAKAAPFKRNDAILDVLPIGVILFPGTGIQDNFADKARKLGIKAYDFRRKGGA, encoded by the coding sequence ATGAAGGCCGAGGCGGTCGCGGTCAAACCGACGAAGGAGCATCCCATGTATACCGATCCCCACGACACCGATGACGAGCCCCATCACAGCGCTTCTCCCACCGACACGATCTGCACCGAACTGCAACTGCACGGCTACCGCCATTCCGCAAACGATCCCGATCCGCGCGACGTGCCCGAGGACCACAAGATCGAAGGCGCCGTTGCCGATATCTTCGATGCCCTCGTGGCGACGATGGCGGACACCATCCTCGATCACGATCTCGACGAACTGCTCTGGTCGGCGGTCAACATGTTCCACCGCGCCACCGACCGGATCGAGCGCAAGCTCGACGACAACGAACAGGCGCAGAAACGCGGGCAGCGTGAACAGGACGGCTCCGAGGTTAAAGCAGTCCAGTTGGAGGACCTGATCGCCACCGGGCAATCGCTTCTCGAACGCCGCGACTGCATGGAGGTCTTCCGTGACAGTGCCGCCGCTCATTATCTTCACCTGACGGGCTCACCCTGGTCCGCACGATCCGGATCACGGGTCAATCATCGTAACCTCACCTCGGCGATGATCGACAGCCGGGATTTCCTGGCCGCGAAGAAACGCGCCGATACTGAAGTGCATCTCCCCGCAGGCACCAAGATCGCGTTCACCGGCGGGATGGACTTCAACGATCATCGGCTGATCTGGGACACGCTCGACAAGGTGTTTGCCAAGCACACCGACATGGTTCTGCTGCATGGCGGATCACCAAAAGGTGCCGAATTGATTGCCGCCAAATGGGCCGAAACCCGCAAGGTCGCGCAGGTCGCTTTCAAGCCTGATTGGGCGAAACATGCCAAGGCCGCACCATTCAAGCGCAACGATGCGATCCTCGATGTCCTGCCGATCGGGGTCATCCTATTTCCCGGCACCGGCATCCAGGACAATTTCGCCGACAAGGCGCGGAAACTCGGCATCAAAGCCTATGATTTCCGCAGAAAGGGCGGCGCGTGA
- a CDS encoding VOC family protein, which translates to MVRTLVPYLVAKDAARAIEFYRKAFGAVEVFKMIDPGDGRVGHAELTIDDSQFMLADEYPDFGAVSPDTIGGSPVTLHLSTETVDADVERAVAAGALLLRAPKDQSFGERSATLQDPFGHRWMLSQTIEKITPAEMQSRWDEETSA; encoded by the coding sequence ATGGTCAGAACTCTCGTCCCCTATCTCGTTGCAAAGGATGCCGCGCGCGCCATTGAATTTTATCGCAAGGCGTTCGGAGCGGTGGAAGTCTTCAAGATGATCGACCCTGGTGACGGGCGCGTCGGACATGCGGAACTGACCATTGATGACAGTCAGTTCATGCTGGCTGACGAGTATCCCGATTTCGGCGCGGTCAGCCCGGACACGATTGGAGGTTCGCCGGTCACACTTCATCTTTCGACAGAAACGGTCGATGCCGACGTGGAACGTGCTGTTGCGGCCGGCGCCCTGCTTTTGCGCGCACCTAAGGATCAGTCCTTTGGCGAACGCAGTGCAACCCTGCAGGACCCATTCGGCCACCGCTGGATGCTTTCCCAGACAATCGAGAAGATCACACCAGCCGAAATGCAGTCGCGCTGGGACGAGGAAACCTCTGCATGA
- a CDS encoding DUF7146 domain-containing protein yields MSQSIATLTEALARNAEAVCRHYLPNGRREGHYWMIGDVRGTSGRSMFVRLKGSESGKGAAGKWTDAATSEHGDLLDIIRESCGLSDFKDVAEEARRFLSLPRSEPQTDQNPRPASVPTGSPKAARRLFAMAQPIVGTLAETYFHNRGITALPETGSLRFHPRCYYRPDRDAETEVWPALVAAVTDLDGTITGAHRTWLDPEGFTEATLGKAPIDTPRRAMGNLLGHAVRFGTAHDVMAAGEGIETTLSLRIVLPHMPMVAALSAAHLAAILFPATLRRLYIARDNDPAGDGAMETLIDRAQEADIEAITLSPQLGDFNEDLRLLGIDALRSAMRIQIAPNDVARFMNVSGVAGREAERV; encoded by the coding sequence ATGTCTCAATCCATTGCCACGCTGACGGAAGCCCTGGCGCGCAATGCCGAGGCGGTGTGTCGGCATTATCTGCCGAACGGCCGCCGTGAGGGCCACTACTGGATGATCGGCGATGTGCGCGGCACGTCGGGCCGGTCGATGTTTGTGCGTCTCAAAGGATCGGAGAGCGGCAAAGGCGCGGCCGGCAAATGGACCGATGCGGCCACCTCCGAACATGGCGACCTGCTCGATATCATCCGCGAGAGCTGCGGGCTCTCCGATTTCAAGGATGTTGCGGAGGAAGCGCGGCGGTTCCTCAGTCTGCCCCGATCTGAACCGCAGACTGACCAGAATCCGCGACCCGCATCAGTCCCCACCGGATCACCTAAAGCCGCGCGGCGGCTCTTTGCAATGGCGCAGCCGATCGTGGGCACACTTGCGGAAACCTATTTTCATAACCGCGGCATCACAGCTCTGCCTGAGACCGGAAGCCTGCGGTTCCATCCGCGCTGCTATTACCGTCCTGACCGCGATGCCGAAACGGAAGTCTGGCCCGCATTGGTCGCAGCGGTCACCGATCTCGATGGCACAATCACTGGCGCACACCGAACCTGGCTTGATCCCGAAGGATTCACCGAAGCCACTTTGGGCAAGGCCCCGATCGACACACCGCGCCGCGCAATGGGCAATCTGCTCGGCCATGCAGTTCGGTTCGGTACCGCGCATGATGTCATGGCGGCGGGCGAAGGCATCGAGACCACGCTGTCGCTGAGAATCGTCCTGCCCCACATGCCGATGGTGGCTGCACTCTCCGCTGCTCATCTGGCGGCAATCCTGTTCCCGGCAACACTACGCCGTCTCTATATCGCCCGTGACAACGACCCGGCCGGGGATGGCGCAATGGAGACCCTGATCGACCGGGCGCAAGAGGCCGATATCGAGGCCATCACGCTGTCGCCGCAGCTCGGGGACTTCAACGAGGATCTGCGCCTTCTCGGGATCGATGCCCTGCGCAGCGCCATGCGCATCCAGATCGCACCGAATGATGTCGCGCGTTTCATGAACGTGTCAGGCGTCGCCGGGAGGGAGGCGGAGCGGGTCTGA
- a CDS encoding MmcQ/YjbR family DNA-binding protein has product MTTSEAFGELALSLHGTKEVAHFDRRAFKVRRIFASLAPDGDTANLYLTPPEQERWCDLFPEAFAPVPNKWGSRGWTQVRLAQIKSVDLHAALRVAWSNCGGAE; this is encoded by the coding sequence ATGACGACCAGTGAGGCATTCGGCGAGCTGGCGCTCTCACTCCATGGCACGAAGGAAGTGGCTCATTTTGACAGACGGGCCTTCAAGGTTCGCCGGATCTTCGCATCGCTTGCGCCGGACGGGGACACAGCAAACCTTTACCTCACGCCACCCGAGCAAGAGCGGTGGTGCGACCTCTTTCCCGAAGCATTCGCGCCTGTCCCCAACAAGTGGGGATCCAGAGGTTGGACGCAGGTTCGGCTTGCTCAGATCAAGTCGGTCGATCTTCATGCCGCATTGCGGGTCGCATGGTCAAACTGTGGCGGCGCGGAATGA
- a CDS encoding endonuclease/exonuclease/phosphatase family protein produces MKIMCLNGWGGKLHEGLLPYVESAAPEILCLQEVIHTPASDKDWLTYRDGDHVLPQRANFFRDVSSALPNHVAVFCPAAQGVLWDDDQSIPSRFGLATFVHESVPIIGQVQGFVHKSYSPVGYGEHPRSRNAHGVRVYDYSSNRSISVTHMHGLRDLNGKMDTPERAEQAHRLLDLSRKITEPDDLIVVCGDFNVEPDSETLRILMEAGLSELVTVYGFTSTRNTQYIKPGKFADDMLVSDVGAVQGFDVVHDPEVSDHCPLVLSL; encoded by the coding sequence ATGAAAATAATGTGCCTCAATGGATGGGGTGGAAAGCTGCACGAAGGCTTATTGCCCTACGTCGAAAGCGCCGCCCCTGAAATCCTCTGCCTTCAGGAAGTCATCCACACCCCTGCGTCCGACAAAGACTGGCTGACCTACCGCGACGGTGACCACGTTCTGCCGCAGCGGGCCAACTTCTTTCGGGATGTTTCTAGTGCCCTTCCCAATCACGTCGCAGTGTTTTGTCCAGCAGCACAGGGTGTTCTTTGGGACGATGACCAGTCGATCCCCTCACGCTTCGGGCTGGCGACATTTGTGCATGAATCGGTGCCGATAATTGGTCAGGTTCAGGGTTTCGTCCACAAGAGCTATTCGCCTGTTGGCTACGGCGAACACCCTCGATCACGCAACGCCCACGGCGTTCGGGTCTATGACTACAGCTCAAATCGTTCAATCAGCGTCACGCATATGCACGGTCTGCGCGATCTGAATGGTAAGATGGACACGCCAGAGCGAGCAGAGCAAGCACATCGACTCCTAGACCTTTCCCGAAAGATAACTGAGCCGGACGACTTGATAGTGGTCTGTGGTGACTTCAACGTCGAACCAGATAGTGAAACGCTCCGGATATTGATGGAGGCAGGTCTATCGGAATTGGTGACGGTGTACGGCTTCACGAGCACACGGAATACACAGTACATAAAGCCTGGAAAGTTTGCCGACGACATGCTGGTCAGTGACGTTGGCGCCGTGCAAGGGTTTGACGTGGTTCATGATCCAGAAGTTTCGGACCATTGCCCGCTGGTTCTCAGCCTGTAG
- a CDS encoding DUF736 domain-containing protein: MATIGTFKKSGTEYTGEIVTLNVQAKNVRIVPETSQTSENAPSHRVLVGRAEIGAAWSKTSNEGRDYLGLKLDDPSFTAPIYANLFDDEDEGYSLIWSRPSRRNGD; this comes from the coding sequence ATGGCAACCATCGGCACCTTCAAGAAGTCCGGCACCGAATACACCGGCGAAATCGTCACCCTCAACGTGCAGGCCAAGAACGTCCGCATCGTTCCCGAAACCAGCCAGACCAGCGAGAACGCCCCCAGCCACCGCGTCCTGGTCGGCCGCGCCGAAATCGGCGCCGCCTGGTCGAAGACCTCGAACGAGGGTCGCGACTATCTCGGCCTCAAGCTGGACGATCCGAGCTTCACCGCTCCGATCTACGCCAACCTCTTCGACGACGAGGACGAAGGCTACAGCCTCATCTGGTCCCGCCCCAGCCGCCGCAACGGCGACTGA